In Ostrinia nubilalis chromosome 10, ilOstNubi1.1, whole genome shotgun sequence, a single genomic region encodes these proteins:
- the LOC135075669 gene encoding myosin heavy chain, muscle isoform X19, with the protein MPKPVVQDGEDPDPTPYLFVSLEQKRIDQSKPYDGKKACWVPDEKEGFLQGEIKATKGDLVTVNLPGGETKDFKKDLVGQVNPPKYEKCEDMSNLTYLNDASVLYNLKQRYYHKLIYTYSGLFCVAINPYKRFPVYTFRCAKLYRGKRRSEVPPHIFAISDGAYVNMLTNHENQSMLITGESGAGKTENTKKVIAYFATVGASQKKDPNAEKKGSLEDQVVQTNPVLEAFGNAKTVRNDNSSRFGKFIRIHFGPSGKLAGADIETYLLEKARVISQQALERSYHIFYQMMSGSVPGLKEMCLLSNDIYDYYIVSQGKTTIPNVDDGEECTLTDQAFDILGFTQEEKDNVYKITAAVMHMGCMKFKQRGREEQAEADGTEDGERVAKLLGVDCQDLYKNLLKPRIKVGNEFVTQGRNKDQVTNSVGALCKGIFDRLFKWLVKKCNETLDTKQKRQHFIGVLDIAGFEIFDFNGFEQLCINFTNEKLQQFFNHHMFVLEQEEYQREGIEWTFIDFGMDLQNCIDLIEKPMGILSILEEESMFPKATDLTFVEKLNNNHLGKSAPYLKPKPPKPGCQAAHFAIGHYAGNVGYNITGWLEKNKDPLNDTVVDQFKKGQNALIKEIFADHPGQSGDAGGAAGGKGGRGKKGGGFATVSSAYKEQLNNLMTTLRSTQPHFVRCIIPNELKQPGLIDSHLVMHQLTCNGVLEGIRICRKGFPNRMVYPDFKLRYKILAPQAVDKESDPKKIAQVILDATGLDVESYRLGHTKVFFRAGVLGQMEELRDDRLSKIVSWLQAYIRGYLSRKEYKKLQEQRLALQVVQRNLRKYLQLRTWPWWKLWQKVKPLLNVTRVEDEIAKLEEKAAKAQEAFEKEEKLRKELEVLNAKLLEEKTALLSNLEGEKGSLSETQERAAKLQAQKTDLENQLRDTQDRLTQEEDARNQLFQAKKKLEQEVSGLKKDVEDLELSVQKSEQDKATKDHQIRNLNDEIAHQDELINKLNKEKKMQGESNQKTGEELQAAEDKVNHLNKVKQKLEQTLDELEDSLEREKKLRADVEKQRRKVEGDLKLTQEAVADLERNKKELEQTIQRKDKEISSLTAKLEDEQSLVSKLQKQIKELQARIEELEEEVESERQARAKAEKQRADLARELEELGERLEEAGGATSAQIELNKKREAELSKLRRDLEEANIQHESTLANLRKKHNDAVAEMGEQLDQLNKLKAKAEKERSQYFSEVNDLRAGLDHLSNEKAAQEKIVKQLQHSLNEVQNKADEANRTLNDLDAAKKKLSIENSDLLRQLEEAESQVSQLSKIKVSLTTQLEDTKRLADEEARERATLLGKFRNLEHDLDNIREQVEEEAEGKADLQRQLSKANAEAQLWRSKYESEGVARSEELEEAKRKLQARLAEAEETIESLNQKVVALEKTKQRLATEVEDLQLEVDRATAIANAAEKKQKAFDKIIGEWKLKVDDLAAELDASQKECRNYSTELFRLKGAYEEGQEQLEAVRRENKNLADEVKDLLDQIGEGGRNIHEIEKARKRLEAEKDELQAALEEAESALEQEENKVLRAQLELSQVRQEIDRRIQEKEEEFENTRKNHQRALDSMQASLEAEAKGKAEALRMKKKLEADINELEIALDHANKANAEAQKNIKRYQAQIKDLQTALEEEQRARDDAREQLGISERRANALQNELEESRTLLEQADRARRQAEQELGDAHEQLNELSAQNGSLSAAKRKLESELQTLHSDLDELLNEAKNSEEKAKKAMVDAARLADELRAEQEHAQTQEKLRKALEQQIKELQVRLDEAEANALKGGKKAIQKLEQRVRELENELDGEQRRHADAQKNLRKAERRIKELTFQAEEDRKNHERMQDLVDKLQQKIKTYKRQIEEAEEIAALNLAKFRKAQQELEEAEERADLAEQAISKFRGKGRAGSAARGVSPAPHRSRPALADGFGTFPPRFDLAPEDF; encoded by the exons ATGCCGAAGCCAGTGGTCCAAGATGGAGAGGACCCCGATCCGACCCCATACCTGTTTGTATCTCTAGAACAGAAGCGTATCGACCAGAGCAAGCCTTACGATGGCAAGAAAGCATGCTGGGTGCCGGACGAAAAGGAGGGCTTCCTGCAGGGAGAAATTAAAGCCACCAAGGGCGACCTGGTGACTGTCAACCTACCTGGAGGCGAG ACCAAAGACTTCAAGAAGGATCTTGTAGGTCAAGTCAACCCACCTAAGTACGAGAAATGCGAGGACATGTCCAACTTGACATACCTCAACgacgcttcagttttgtataaCTTGAAGCAGAGATATTACCATAAGCTTATCTAC ACGTACTCGGGTCTCTTCTGTGTGGCTATCAACCCTTACAAGAGATTCCCCGTGTACACGTTCCGATGTGCCAAGCTGTACCGAGGCAAGCGTCGTTCGGAAGTACCCCCCCACATTTTCGCCATTTCCGACGGCGCTTACGTCAACATGTTGACCAACCACGAGAATCAATCTATGTTGATTAC CGGTGAGTCTGGTGCCGGAAAGACTGAGAACACGAAGAAGGTAATTGCGTACTTCGCCACCGTGGGTGCTTCCCAGAAGAAGGACCCCAACGCGGAGAAGAAGGGATCCCTGGAAGACCAGGTCGTACAAACTAACCCTGTGCTTGAAGCCTTCGGTAACGCCAAGACTGTGCGTAACGACAACTCCTCCCGTTTC GGTAAATTCATCCGTATCCACTTCGGCCCCTCTGGTAAACTGGCTGGTGCTGACATTGAGACCT ATCTGCTTGAGAAGGCCCGTGTCATCTCCCAACAGGCCCTTGAGCGTTCCTACCACATCTTCTACCAGATGATGTCTGGCTCCGTCCCCGGACTTAAGG AGATGTGTTTGCTGTCAAACGACATCTATGACTATTACATCGTATCGCAAGGAAAAACTACCATCCCCAACGTAGACGATGGCGAGGAATGTACCTTGACCGAC CAAGCCTTCGACATTCTGGGTTTCACCCAGGAAGAGAAGGACAACGTATACAAGATCACCGCCGCTGTCATGCACATGGGTTGCATGAAGTTCAAGCAGAGGGGTCGCGAGGAACAGGCTGAGGCTGACGGTACCGAG GACGGTGAGAGGGTCGCCAAGCTCCTCGGTGTCGACTGCCAGGACTTGTACAAGAACTTGTTGAAGCCCCGCATCAAGGTCGGAAACGAGTTCGTGACCCAGGGTCGTAACAAGGACCAGGTCACCAACTCCGTCGGTGCCCTTTGCAAGGGTATATTCGACAGGCTGTTCAAGTGGCTGGTGAAGAAGTGTAACGAGACCCTAGACACCAAGCAGAAGAGGCAGCACTTCATCGGTGTACTGGATATTGCCGGTTTCGAAATCTTCGAC TTCAACGGTTTTGAGCAACTCTGCATTAACTTCACCAACGAGAAACTTCAGCAGTTCTTTAACCATCATATGTTCGTACTGGAGCAAGAAGAATACCAGCGCGAAGGCATCGAATGGACATTCATTGACTTTGGCATGGACCTTCAAAATTGCATTGACCTTATTGAAAAG CCTATGGGTATCCTCTCCATCCTTGAGGAAGAGTCTATGTTCCCGAAAGCCACCGATCTAACCTTCGTTGAGAAGTTGAACAACAACCACTTGGGCAAGTCTGCTCCTTACCTGAAGCCCAAGCCCCCCAAGCCCGGTTGCCAGGCCGCTCACTTCGCCATTGGTCACTACGCCGGTAAC GTCGGCTACAACATCACTGGATGGCTTGAGAAGAACAAGGACCCCCTTAACGACACCGTCGTCGACCAGTTCAAGAAGGGTCAGAACGCGCTGATCAAGGAGATCTTTGCTGACCACCCTGGTCAGTCTGGTGACGCTGGTGGCGCCGCTGGTGGCAAGG GCGGTCGCGGTAAGAAGGGCGGTGGTTTCGCTACTGTCTCCTCCGCTTACAAG GAACAACTTAACAACTTGATGACAACTCTGAGGTCTACTCAGCCTCACTTCGTGCGTTGTATCATTCCCAACGAGTTGAAACAGCCTG GTCTCATCGACTCTCACCTTGTGATGCACCAGCTGACCTGTAACGGTGTGCTTGAGGGTATCCGTATTTGCCGTAAAGGTTTCCCCAACAGGATGGTCTACCCTGACTTCAAGCTCCG CTACAAGATCCTCGCCCCTCAAGCCGTCGACAAGGAAAGTGACCCTAAGAAAATCGCCCAAGTTATCCTGGACGCTACGGGTTTGGATGTCGAGTCCTACCGTCTCGGTCACACCAAG GTGTTCTTCCGCGCTGGTGTCCTGGGTCAGATGGAGGAGCTGCGTGACGACAGGCTGTCCAAGATCGTATCTTGGCTCCAGGCCTACATCCGTGGTTATCTGTCCCGTAAGGAGTACAAGAAGCTGCAGGAACAGAG ATTGGCTCTCCAAGTTGTCCAGCGCAACTTGCGCAAGTACCTGCAACTCCGCACCTGGCCCTGGTGGAAGTTGTGGCAGAAGGTCAAGCCTCTCCTCAACGTCACCCGTGTCGAGGATGAGATCGCG AAACTGGAGGAGAAGGCAGCGAAGGCCCAGGAGGCTTTCGAGAAGGAGGAGAAACTCCGCAAGGAGCTTGAGGTGCTCAACGCCAAGCTGCTTGAGGAGAAGACCGCTCTGCTGTCCAACCTCGAGGGCGAGAAGGGATCGCTGTCCGAGACCCAGGAGCGTGCCGCCAAGCTCCAGGCGCAGAAGACCGACCTCGAGAACCAACTTAGG GACACCCAGGACCGCCTGACCCAGGAGGAGGATGCCCGCAACCAGCTCTTCCAAGCCAAGAAGAAGTTGGAGCAGGAAGTCTCTGGCCTGAAGAAGGATGTCGAGGACCTCGAACTGTCCGTCCAGAAGTCCGAGCAGGACAAGGCCACCAAGGACCACCAGATCCGCAACTTGAACGACGAGATCGCCCACCAGGACGAGCTCATCAACAAGTTGAACAAGGAGAAGAAGATGCAGGGCGAGTCCAACCAGAAGACCGGCGAGGAGCTCCAGGCCGCCGAAGACAAGGTCAACCACCTCAACAAGGTCAAGCAGAAGCTCGAGCAAACCCTCGACGAGCTCGAGGACTCTCTTGAGCGCGAGAAGAAGCTGCGCGCCGACGTTGAGAAGCAGAGGAGGAAGGTCGAGGGAGACCTCAAGCTCACCCAGGAGGCCGTCGCCGACCTCGAGCGCAACAAGAAGGAACTGGAGCAGACCATCCAGCGCAAGGACAAGGAGATCTCGTCGCTCACCGCCAAGCTGGAGGACGAGCAGTCCCTTGTCAGCAAGCTGCAGAAACAGATCAAGGAACTGCAGGCCCGCATCGAAGAGTTGGAGGAGGAGGTCGAGTCCGAGCGCCAGGCCCGCGCTAAGGCTGAGAAGCAGCGCGCCGACCTCGCCCGCGAGCTCGAGGAGCTGGGTGAGCGCCTTGAGGAAGCCGGCGGTGCCACCTCCGCTCAGATCGAGCTGAACAAGAAGCGCGAGGCTGAGCTGAGCAAGCTGCGCCGCGACCTCGAGGAGGCCAACATCCAGCACGAGTCCACCCTCGCCAACCTCCGCAAGAAGCACAACGATGCCGTCGCCGAGATGGGCGAGCAGCTCGACCAGCTCAACAAGCTCAAGGCCAA GGCTGAGAAAGAGCGTTCTCAATACTTTAGCGAAGTCAATGACCTTCGTGCCGGACTCGACCACTTGTCCAACGAAAAG GCTGCCCAAGAGAAGATCGTCAAGCAGCTCCAGCACTCTCTCAACGAGGTCCAGAACAAGGCTGATGAAGCCAACCGCACCCTCAACGACCTGGACGCCGCCAAGAAGAAGCTGTCCATTGAGAACTCCGACCTCCTCCGCCAACTGGAGGAGGCTGAGTCCCAGGTTTCGCAGCTGTCCAAGATCAAGGTCTCGCTCACCACCCAATTGGAAGACACCAAGAGGTTGGCCGACGAAGAGGCTAGG GAACGCGCTACACTTCTTGGCAAGTTCCGCAACCTCGAACACGACTTGGACAACATCCGCGAACAGGTCGAAGAGGAGGCTGAAGGCAAGGCTGACCTGCAGCGCCAGCTGTCCAAGGCCAACGCCGAGGCCCAGCTGTGGCGCTCCAAGTACGAGTCCGAGGGCGTCGCCCGCTCCGAGGAACTCGAGGAGGCCAAGCGCAAGCTCCAGGCCCGTCTCGCCGAAGCCGAGGAGACCATCGAATCCCTCAACCAGAAGGTCGTTGCCCTCGAGAAGACCAAGCAGCGCCTCGCCACCGAGGTCGAGGACCTGCAGCTCGAGGTCGACCGTGCCACCGCCATCGCCAACGCCGCCGAGAAGAAACAGAAGGCCTTCGACAAGATCATCGGAGAATGGAAGCTCAAGGTCGACGACCTCGCCGCCGAGCTCGACGCCAGCCAGAAGGAATGCCGCAACTACTCCACCGAATTGTTCCGCCTCAAGGGTGCCTACGAGGAAGGCCAGGAGCAGCTCGAGGCCGTCCGCCGCGAGAACAAGAACCTCGCCGACGAAGTCAAGGACTTGCTCGACCAGATCGGCGAAGGTGGCCGCAACATCCACGAGATCGAGAAGGCCAGGAAGCGTCTCGAGGCCGAAAAGGACGAGCTCCAGGCCGCCCTCGAGGAGGCTGAGTCTGCCCTCGAACAGGAGGAGAACAAGGTCCTGCGCGCTCAGCTCGAGCTGTCCCAGGTCAGACAGGAGATCGACAGGCGTATCCAGGAGAAGGAGGAGGAATTCGAGAACACCCGCAAGAACCACCAGCGCGCTCTCGACTCCATGCAGGCTTCCCTCGAAGCCGAGGCTAAGGGCAAGGCTGAGGCCCTGCGCATGAAGAAGAAGCTTGAGGCCGACATCAACGAGCTCGAGATTGCCCTCGACCACGCCAACAAGGCTAACGCTGAGGCCCAGAAGAACATCAAGCGCTACCAGGCCCAGATCAAGGACCTCCAGACCGCCCTCGAGGAGGAACAGCGCGCCCGCGACGACGCCCGCGAACAGCTCGGCATCTCGGAACGCCGCGCCAACGCTCTCCAGAACGAGCTGGAAGAGTCCCGCACACTCCTGGAACAGGCCGACCGTGCCCGCCGCCAGGCCGAACAGGAACTTGGCGACGCTCACGAACAGCTCAACGAACTGTCCGCCCAGAACGGTTCCCTGTCCGCTGCCAAGAGGAAACTCGAGTCCGAGCTGCAGACCCTGCACTCCGACCTCGACGAGCTCCTCAACGAGGCTAAGAACTCCGAGGAGAAGGCCAAGAAGGCGATGGTTGACGCCGCCCGCCTCGCCGACGAGCTCCGCGCTGAGCAGGAGCACGCCCAGACACAGGAGAAACTCCGCAAGGCCCTGGAGCAACAGATCAAGGAACTGCAGGTCAGGCTGGACGAGGCCGAGGCCAACGCGCTCAAGGGAGGCAAGAAGGCCATCCAGAAGCTCGAACAGAGGGTACGAGAGCTCGAGAACGAGCTTGACGGTGAACAGAGGAGACACGCCGACGCACAGAAGAACCTGCGCAAGGCCGAGAGGCGCATCAAGGAGCTCACGTTCCAGGCCGAGGAGGACCGCAAGAACCACGAACGCATGCAGGACCTCGTCGACAAACTGCAACAGAAGATCAAGACCTACAAGAGGCAGATCGAAGAAGCAGAAGAAATCGCCGCCCTCAACTTGGCTAAGTTCCGCAAGGCACAGCAGGAGTTGGAGGAGGCCGAGGAGAGGGCAGACCTCGCCGAACAGGCTATCAGCAAATTCCGTGGCAAGGGACGTGCAGGATCTGCCGCGAGAGGAGTCAGTCCGGCG CCCCATCGCTCGCGCCCTGCCCTGGCTGATGGCTTCGGCACCTTCCCACCTAGGTTCGACCTGGCGCCCGAGGATTTCTAA